A genomic region of Dreissena polymorpha isolate Duluth1 chromosome 4, UMN_Dpol_1.0, whole genome shotgun sequence contains the following coding sequences:
- the LOC127878081 gene encoding neuronal acetylcholine receptor subunit alpha-10-like, with product MELVFPRPIISFIFALLCLFGNKAEAAKNRTKETTDEQRLYTYLLQNYDSNTRPVFNAAQPVNVTIGITLTQIFDVDERNQVIATSIWLDQGWRDEKLIWDPEEYNGLKVFRMPCASIWRPDIVLYNSADDYNSGYMQALAMVHSDGRVFWPPIVKYRSTCNIDITYFPFDDQICKLKLGSWAYDGFQVELFPKENPIDLTNFVSNGEWELIKVWSIRNQITYPCCPEHFPDVTFYIHIRRRTLYYTYNIIIPCIMLSMLTLAGFWMRPDSGEKVTLGLTVLLAFSVFMLLIAENMPATSSFMPLIGIYLTTVMSMTSLSVILAVLTSNINHRGRNQLPVPRVLSYVLTFLGKIMCMEVLFIRPKQRNSDNLNSQSKSRTDHRLHRYRGDRQYQFMSNTDSGCLIDYENGTSNSQSRTVCSRDTQIVHQPGSRENDDTNKDLTVILEKLDALIEKEDEREEEEFSIKQWVEVAEITDRFFFWMFVFGTGFASLFILVIYPFYKNVETIGDPL from the exons ATGGAACTTGTTTTTCCTCGCCCAATCATATCATTTATATTTGCCTTACTATGCTTGTTCGGAAATAAAGCAG AGGCTGCAAAAAATCGCACAAAGGAAACGACCGACGAACAGCGATTGTACACGTACCTCTTACAAAACTACGATTCTAATACCCGTCCAGTGTTTAACGCAGCACAGCCCGTCAATGTGACTATTGGCATTACTCTGACTCAGATATTTGATGTg GATGAAAGAAACCAAGTGATTGCGACCAGCATTTGGCTTGATCAG GGTTGGAGAGATGAAAAGCTTATATGGGATCCTGAGGAGTATAACGGACTGAAAGTGTTCCGAATGCCTTGCGCCAGTATATGGAGACCGGACATAGTGCTATACAATAG TGCCGATGACTACAACAGTGGGTACATGCAAGCCTTAGCAATGGTTCATAGCGACGGACGCGTGTTCTGGCCACCTATCGTGAAATACAGGAGTACATGCAACATTGACATCACATACTTTCCGTTTGATGATCAGATTTGCAAGTTAAAACTTGGATCATGGGCATACGACGGATTCCAG GTAGAGCTCTTTCCCAAGGAAAACCCAATAGATCTGACCAATTTTGTAAGCAACGGTGAATGGGAGCTGATCAAAGTGTGGTCTATCCGAAATCAGATAACATACCCATGTTGTCCGGAACACTTTCCTGATGTCACGTTTTACATCCACATTCGTCGCCGAACCCTTTACTACACGTACAACATCATCATCCCATGCATCATGTTGTCAATGTTAACACTAGCTGGATTCTGGATGAGGCCGGACAGTGGTGAAAAAGTGACCCTTGGCCTAACGGTGCTACTGGCCTTTTCGGTGTTTATGCTCTTGATTGCCGAGAATATGCCGGCGACATCTAGCTTTATGCCCCTTATAG GTATTTATTTGACAACGGTTATGTCAATGACATCGCTCTCTGTGATACTAGCTGTTTTGACCTCAAACATCAACCACAGGGGTCGAAACCAACTTCCGGTCCCTAGAGTGTTATCATATGTGCTTACTTTTCTGGGAAAAATAATGTGCATGGAGGTGTTATTTATTCGCCCTAAACAACGAAATTCTGACAACTTAAACAGCCAGTCGAAGAGCAGAACGGACCACCGTTTGCATCGTTACCGTGGAGACCGGCAATATCAGTTCATGAGTAACACCGATTCAGGATGTTTAATTGACTACGAAAACGGAACTTCGAATTCGCAGAGCAGAACTGTTTGTTCACGTGATACCCAGATCGTTCATCAGCCCGGTAGTCGCGAAAATGACGACACCAACAAGGATTTGACGGTTATCCTGGAGAAACTTGATGCACTCATCGAAAAGGAAGACGAACGTGAGGAAGAGGAATTTTCAATTAAACAATGGGTTGAAGTTGCAGAGATTACTGACAGATTTTTCTTCTGGATGTTCGTATTCGGTACCGGCTTTGCAAGTTTGTTTATCTTGGTGATATATCCTTTCTATAAAAACGTTGAAACAATTGGCGATCCTTTGTAA